From Theropithecus gelada isolate Dixy chromosome 5, Tgel_1.0, whole genome shotgun sequence:
TGAAGAATATTCAACTAGCTTTTGTAATATGGTCCCCTTAAGTAATTCTCcattggtattttttttgttgttgttgttgttttgagactgagtcttgctttgtcacccaggttggagtgcagtggcataatcttgactcaccgcaacctctgcctccctggttcaagtgattctcctgtttcagcctcccgagtagctgggattacaggcatgcactgctgcgcccagctgattttttttctatttttagtagacgggatttcgctgtgttggcaaggctggtctcaaacttccgacctcaggagatccacccacctcagcctcctaaagtgttgggattacaggcgtgagccaccacgcctggccttgatATTATCATTTTATCCACAGGGTTTGTCAAAGGGTATCCTCTTTGGCTTGCCAGGGCATAAGATAGTTTGACTGAGAAGACATTAGTGGGCTGTGTAATGACTAACTTTGTACCCCTTCCTCAATTAGCAACATCAGAGATATCACAGCAAATGGTAGATCTTTACAGTGATGCAGTTAGGAGTTTGTTAACTGCCTTTTGGAAGTCAGTGTAAGAATAAGTAGTGTTGATGGGTTCAGTACGAGTTGTTTCCTTAACTGTTTTAGTCAGCCAGCCACAGCAACACCCAGAAACACAAGAATTAGGAATCTGTTTTAGGTATTCAGGTATGGGAGTGGCTCTACTCAATGTTCGGCTTAGCTGTTTGGTGGCAAATTGCAGTGCTCCATttagagtggcatgatctctagAGAGCCGGCTGGGACTTGTAAGAGGCTTTTGAAAAGGTGGGACTCCACAAGAGGCCAGAGGGGGCCATTCAGGAATTGGTTCCAGTTTGGGGACACAGTGGGAACAATGGGAGAGTCTTAGACCTATCTCTCGAAGTATATGGACTGGTGTGCTTGGATCCAAGAGTTTAGCATGATACAACCAGGAATTAGGATTTAAAGGTTTCCAAGTtgtggaatattttaaaaggcacttAACCTGCCAGGCAAGACTCTCAAGAGGCGATAAGTTGGGTACCATGGAGTCCTCTTCTTCAGAGGAATCCCACTCTTCCCCAGAACTCTCATTCAGGTagctaatgttttcttcttcctcactTTCTGAATCTGACAAGTGGTCAGGAGAGGGATTTCTAGGACCCATCTGAATGAAACAGAGTAAGGAACCAGAAAAAGGTAATAATCTAAAGCCAGCAGAACACTTACTAACACTGGCAAATAGAAATAAGAGATGAAAAATCCTTTTGCCAAGATTAATTTGTCTTTCAGTCCATTATGCACATAGAGTA
This genomic window contains:
- the DCAF16 gene encoding DDB1- and CUL4-associated factor 16, encoding MGPRNPSPDHLSDSESEEEENISYLNESSGEEWDSSEEEDSMVPNLSPLESLAWQVKCLLKYSTTWKPLNPNSWLYHAKLLDPSTPVHILREIGLRLSHCSHCVPKLEPIPEWPPLASCGVPPFQKPLTSPSRLSRDHATLNGALQFATKQLSRTLSRATPIPEYLKQIPNSCVSGCCCGWLTKTVKETTRTEPINTTYSYTDFQKAVNKLLTASL